A single region of the Erythrobacter sp. genome encodes:
- the rho gene encoding transcription termination factor Rho has product MHLKDLKKKAPAELVAMAEELGVEGASTMRRQDLLFSILRELAEDEEYDEKIMGIGTIEVLQDGFGFLRSPEANYLAGPDDIYVSPNQIRKWGLRTGDTVEGEIRAPRDGERYFALTQLYKVNFDDPEAVRLRTNFDNLTPLYPDKKLNLDQVDPTVKDKSARVIDIIAPQGKGQRALIVAPPRTGKTVLLQNIAKAITDNHPEVFLLVLLVDERPEEVTDMQRSVNGEVISSTFDEPANRHVQVAEMVIEKAKRLVEHKHDVVILLDSITRLGRAYNTVVPSSGKVLTGGVDANALQRPKRFFGAARNIEEGGSLSIIATALIDTGSRMDEVIFEEFKGTGNSEIVLDRKVSDKRIFPALDVGKSGTRKEELLVEKDRLSKMWVLRRILMQMGTVDAMEFLLDKMKDSKTNEDFFDTMNQ; this is encoded by the coding sequence ATGCATCTCAAGGATTTGAAAAAGAAAGCGCCGGCCGAACTGGTCGCCATGGCCGAAGAGCTGGGGGTCGAGGGCGCCTCGACCATGCGGCGGCAGGACCTGCTGTTCTCGATCCTGCGCGAACTCGCCGAGGACGAGGAATACGACGAGAAGATCATGGGCATCGGCACGATCGAGGTGCTGCAGGACGGCTTCGGCTTCCTGCGCTCGCCCGAGGCCAACTATCTCGCCGGGCCCGACGACATCTATGTTTCGCCCAACCAGATCCGCAAATGGGGCCTGCGCACCGGCGACACGGTCGAAGGCGAAATCCGCGCGCCCAGGGACGGGGAACGCTATTTCGCGCTGACCCAGCTTTACAAGGTCAATTTCGACGATCCCGAAGCGGTGCGGCTGCGGACCAATTTCGACAACCTCACGCCGCTCTATCCGGACAAGAAGCTCAACCTCGACCAGGTCGACCCGACGGTGAAGGACAAGTCCGCGCGCGTGATCGACATCATCGCGCCGCAGGGCAAGGGCCAGCGCGCGCTGATCGTCGCCCCGCCGCGCACGGGTAAGACGGTGCTGCTGCAGAACATCGCCAAGGCGATCACCGACAACCACCCCGAGGTCTTCCTGCTCGTCCTGCTGGTCGACGAACGGCCCGAGGAAGTCACCGACATGCAGCGTAGCGTGAACGGCGAGGTGATCTCCTCGACCTTCGACGAGCCGGCCAATCGCCACGTGCAAGTCGCTGAAATGGTTATCGAAAAGGCAAAACGCCTGGTCGAGCACAAGCACGACGTGGTGATCCTGCTCGATTCGATCACGCGCCTCGGCCGCGCCTACAACACCGTGGTTCCATCCTCGGGCAAGGTGCTGACCGGCGGTGTCGACGCGAACGCGCTGCAGCGGCCCAAGCGGTTCTTCGGCGCGGCCCGCAACATCGAGGAAGGCGGCTCGCTCTCCATCATCGCCACCGCGCTGATCGACACCGGCAGCCGCATGGACGAGGTCATCTTCGAAGAGTTCAAGGGGACCGGCAACTCGGAAATCGTGCTCGACCGCAAGGTGTCGGACAAGCGCATCTTCCCCGCGCTCGACGTCGGCAAGTCGGGGACGCGCAAGGAAGAGCTGCTGGTCGAAAAGGACCGCCTGTCCAAGATGTGGGTGCTGCGGCGCATCCTGATGCAGATGGGGACCGTAGATGCCATGGAATTCCTTCTCGACAAGATGAAGGATTCCAAGACCAACGAGGATTTCTTCGACACGATGAACCAGTAA
- the hemE gene encoding uroporphyrinogen decarboxylase: MPGPLLDTLKGSRQPVPPVWLMRQAGRYLPEYRELRAEKGGFLELVYDSEAAAEVTVQPIRRFGFDGAILFSDILIVPHAMGQGLEFLAGEGPKLSPTLLEVELDSFTANHERFEPVYETVRRTRAMIDESVTMLGFAGSPWTVATYMIAGEGSKDQGPARLLAYKDPARLQAIIDRIVATSVEYLRGQIDAGAEAVQLFDSWAGSLAPDEFERWVIAPNAAITAELKASHPDTPVIGFPKGAGAKLPAYARETGVDAIGMDETLDPAWVHASLPAGMPVQGNLDPLLVEAGGPALPKRVRAIVEAFGDRPHVFNLGHGIGQHTPIPHVEELLAALRG, encoded by the coding sequence ATGCCCGGTCCGTTGCTCGACACTCTCAAAGGTTCCCGCCAGCCCGTGCCGCCGGTCTGGCTCATGCGCCAGGCGGGGCGCTACCTGCCGGAATACCGCGAATTGCGCGCCGAAAAGGGCGGTTTCCTCGAACTCGTCTATGACAGCGAGGCCGCGGCCGAGGTCACGGTCCAGCCGATCCGGCGCTTCGGCTTCGACGGGGCGATCCTGTTCTCCGACATCCTGATCGTGCCGCACGCGATGGGGCAGGGGCTCGAATTCCTTGCCGGCGAAGGGCCGAAGCTGTCGCCGACCCTGCTCGAGGTGGAACTCGACAGCTTCACGGCCAATCACGAGCGGTTCGAGCCGGTTTACGAGACCGTGCGGCGGACGCGGGCGATGATCGATGAAAGCGTCACAATGCTCGGCTTTGCAGGCTCGCCCTGGACCGTCGCGACCTACATGATCGCGGGCGAGGGGTCGAAGGACCAGGGCCCGGCGCGCCTGCTTGCCTACAAGGATCCCGCGCGCCTGCAGGCGATCATCGATCGGATCGTCGCCACCAGCGTCGAATACCTGCGCGGCCAGATCGATGCAGGCGCGGAAGCGGTGCAATTGTTCGACAGCTGGGCGGGCAGCCTCGCCCCGGACGAATTCGAACGCTGGGTGATCGCGCCCAATGCGGCGATCACGGCGGAACTGAAGGCTTCGCATCCCGACACGCCGGTGATCGGCTTTCCCAAGGGCGCGGGCGCGAAACTGCCGGCCTATGCCCGCGAGACGGGGGTCGACGCGATCGGGATGGACGAAACGCTCGATCCCGCATGGGTCCACGCGAGCCTTCCCGCCGGGATGCCGGTGCAGGGCAATCTCGACCCGCTGCTGGTCGAGGCGGGCGGGCCGGCGCTGCCCAAGCGCGTGCGCGCCATCGTCGAGGCGTTCGGCGACCGCCCGCACGTCTTCAATCTCGGCCACGGGATCGGCCAGCACACGCCGATTCCCCATGTCGAGGAACTGCTGGCGGCGCTGAGGGGATAG
- a CDS encoding BLUF domain-containing protein, with translation MLSQYLYISTAPNLSREEVDSILEASARNNPERGITGLLLYNGRNFLQLLEGEESALVALMVRIGNDPRHTGVSTLDRRKIEQRACPGWAMKRVIIAEKVAIRREQLERDLPEGLSEETRRIILNFATLN, from the coding sequence ATGCTCAGCCAGTATCTTTACATCAGCACCGCGCCCAACCTGTCGCGCGAAGAGGTCGATTCGATCCTCGAGGCGAGTGCGCGCAACAATCCCGAGCGCGGGATCACCGGCCTGCTGCTCTACAACGGGCGCAATTTCCTCCAGCTGCTCGAAGGCGAGGAATCGGCGCTGGTCGCGCTGATGGTGCGGATCGGCAACGACCCGCGCCACACCGGTGTTTCGACCCTCGACCGGCGCAAGATCGAACAGCGCGCCTGCCCCGGCTGGGCGATGAAGCGGGTGATCATCGCGGAAAAGGTCGCAATCCGGCGCGAACAGCTCGAACGCGACCTGCCCGAAGGTCTGAGCGAGGAAACGCGCCGCATCATCCTCAACTTCGCCACGCTGAACTAG
- the mnmE gene encoding tRNA uridine-5-carboxymethylaminomethyl(34) synthesis GTPase MnmE: protein MTATDTIFAVSSGAPPAAIGVIRVSGPEAARAVEALAGRLPQPRRASLAQLRDSDGALLDEALVLWFPGERTATGEDLAEFHCHGGRAVLAAVERALAALPGLRAAQPGEFTRRAFANGRIDLAEAEGLADLLSAETELQRAAAISNASGALSRVVEGWRERLLGLSAQVEAALDFSDEEDAAGLPECFTWNIAALAEEIGEWLARPRSERLGEGFRVVLAGPPNAGKSSLFNALVESEAAITSPVAGTTRDVIERSVAIGGVPFTFVDTAGLREIGSDEIEAIGIERARGALGRADVVLWLGEEGLGPEGAWEIAARADAPDFAGKMTARHTVSAETGQGLAGLKEDLVGLARERLPRPGEAALNARQHARLSEAGRALEAAQGLSDLLLVGEELRRARVAFDALVGRATTEDMLDALFGRFCIGK from the coding sequence ATGACAGCGACGGACACGATCTTCGCCGTATCGAGCGGCGCGCCCCCGGCGGCGATCGGCGTCATCCGCGTGAGCGGGCCGGAGGCGGCGCGGGCGGTGGAGGCGCTTGCGGGTAGGCTCCCGCAGCCGCGCCGTGCGAGCCTTGCGCAGTTGCGCGATAGCGATGGAGCGCTGCTCGACGAGGCCCTGGTGCTGTGGTTCCCCGGTGAGCGGACCGCCACGGGCGAGGACCTTGCCGAATTCCACTGCCACGGCGGGCGCGCCGTGCTCGCTGCGGTGGAGAGGGCGCTCGCGGCCCTGCCGGGCCTGCGAGCGGCGCAGCCGGGTGAATTCACGCGGCGCGCTTTCGCCAATGGCCGGATCGACCTTGCCGAGGCCGAGGGACTTGCGGACCTTTTGTCTGCGGAAACCGAGTTGCAGCGCGCGGCGGCGATTTCGAATGCGAGCGGGGCGCTGTCGCGTGTCGTCGAGGGCTGGCGCGAGCGTCTGCTCGGCCTGTCGGCGCAGGTCGAGGCGGCGCTCGATTTCTCGGACGAGGAGGACGCGGCGGGCCTGCCGGAATGTTTCACGTGGAACATTGCCGCGCTTGCGGAGGAAATCGGCGAGTGGCTTGCTCGCCCGCGCTCCGAGCGATTGGGCGAGGGCTTCCGGGTCGTGCTGGCAGGCCCGCCCAATGCCGGAAAGTCCTCGCTTTTCAATGCTCTGGTGGAAAGCGAGGCTGCGATAACCTCGCCTGTGGCGGGCACGACGCGCGACGTGATCGAGCGGTCGGTGGCCATCGGGGGCGTGCCTTTCACCTTCGTCGACACGGCGGGCCTGCGCGAAATTGGCTCCGACGAGATCGAGGCCATCGGGATCGAACGTGCGCGCGGCGCGCTCGGGCGGGCGGATGTTGTGCTGTGGCTGGGCGAGGAAGGACTGGGGCCGGAAGGCGCGTGGGAAATCGCCGCGCGCGCCGATGCGCCGGACTTCGCGGGCAAGATGACGGCACGTCACACGGTGTCGGCGGAAACGGGGCAGGGGCTTGCGGGGCTGAAGGAGGATCTCGTCGGCCTCGCCCGCGAACGCCTGCCCAGGCCAGGTGAGGCGGCGCTCAACGCGCGCCAGCACGCGCGGCTGAGCGAAGCGGGTAGGGCGCTCGAGGCCGCGCAGGGGCTTTCGGACCTGCTGCTGGTAGGGGAGGAATTGCGCCGCGCGCGGGTCGCTTTCGACGCGCTGGTGGGCCGGGCGACGACCGAGGATATGCTCGACGCGCTGTTCGGGCGGTTCTGCATCGGCAAGTGA
- a CDS encoding CopD family protein has product MREAILTIYPWLVSGHVIFMTFWLAGLFMLPRQCIYMLDAAPGSAEEAQWARRMGLLRKIILTPSLIIVWVLGLTQAWAMGYFSEGWLHIKITLVVLLSGYHGWLVAKTKAMARGERPLTESRLRMIGEIPGVLLILIVVTVYVVRSLLV; this is encoded by the coding sequence ATGCGCGAGGCGATCCTGACGATCTACCCGTGGCTGGTTTCGGGCCACGTCATCTTCATGACCTTCTGGCTCGCCGGGCTGTTCATGCTGCCGCGCCAGTGCATCTATATGCTCGACGCCGCCCCCGGCTCGGCCGAGGAAGCGCAATGGGCGCGCCGGATGGGCCTGCTGCGGAAGATCATCCTCACTCCCAGCCTCATCATCGTCTGGGTGCTCGGCCTGACGCAAGCCTGGGCTATGGGCTATTTCAGCGAAGGCTGGCTCCACATCAAGATCACGCTGGTCGTGCTCCTGTCGGGCTATCACGGCTGGCTGGTGGCCAAGACGAAGGCGATGGCGCGGGGCGAACGGCCGCTTACCGAAAGCCGCCTGCGCATGATCGGTGAAATCCCCGGCGTGCTGCTCATCCTCATCGTGGTGACGGTCTACGTCGTGCGCAGCCTGCTCGTCTGA
- a CDS encoding DUF6489 family protein produces MKINIEIDCTPEEARTFMGLPDVTPANSIYVENLAKAMKGVSNPDQLQEYAERLAPMGQMGLKLFQSFVESGMGQAGGARRGPGSEKDKPTD; encoded by the coding sequence ATGAAGATCAATATCGAAATCGACTGCACGCCCGAGGAAGCGCGGACCTTCATGGGCCTGCCCGACGTCACCCCCGCGAATTCGATCTATGTCGAGAATCTCGCCAAGGCGATGAAGGGTGTGAGCAATCCCGACCAGCTGCAGGAATATGCCGAACGCCTCGCCCCGATGGGGCAGATGGGGCTGAAGCTGTTCCAGAGCTTCGTCGAAAGCGGGATGGGGCAGGCGGGCGGCGCGCGGCGCGGGCCGGGCTCCGAGAAAGACAAACCCACCGACTGA
- a CDS encoding BLUF domain-containing protein has protein sequence MREIIYQSVASEALGPDDVFRIVYCAKRSNETVGLSGFLIYSSGCFLQLLEGPHLELRRTFGAICRDRRHRDVRVLSDRPIVTRLFPDWHMRRIEQWDETRARRFLAEKLGERMPISIERALREFYGSLDRSVKELAALDETAVRSG, from the coding sequence ATGCGCGAGATCATCTACCAGAGCGTGGCGAGCGAGGCTCTCGGCCCCGACGACGTGTTCCGGATCGTCTATTGCGCGAAGAGGTCGAACGAGACGGTCGGGCTGTCGGGATTCCTGATCTATTCCTCGGGGTGCTTCCTGCAATTGCTCGAAGGCCCGCATCTGGAATTGCGCAGGACTTTCGGCGCGATCTGCAGGGACCGGCGGCATCGCGACGTTCGGGTGCTGAGCGACCGCCCGATTGTGACGCGGCTGTTTCCCGACTGGCATATGCGCCGCATCGAGCAATGGGACGAAACACGCGCGCGGCGCTTCCTCGCCGAAAAGCTGGGCGAGCGGATGCCGATCTCGATCGAGCGGGCGCTGCGTGAATTCTACGGTTCGCTCGACCGCAGCGTGAAGGAGCTGGCGGCGCTGGATGAAACCGCCGTGCGCAGCGGTTAG
- a CDS encoding nuclear transport factor 2 family protein, giving the protein MEGGSDPAVLSEMLADDAVFHSPVVHTPQAGKALVMAYLTAAADVFGNGSFRYVRELVDGNEMMLEFVAEMDGITVNGVDIIRFGEDGRITDFKVMVRPLKAINKVWEMMARQLEEARG; this is encoded by the coding sequence ATGGAAGGCGGCAGCGATCCGGCGGTGCTCTCGGAGATGCTGGCGGACGACGCGGTGTTCCATTCGCCCGTCGTCCACACCCCGCAGGCGGGCAAGGCGCTCGTCATGGCCTATCTGACCGCCGCGGCGGACGTGTTCGGTAACGGCAGCTTCCGCTATGTCCGCGAGCTTGTCGACGGGAACGAGATGATGCTCGAATTCGTCGCCGAGATGGACGGGATCACGGTCAACGGGGTCGATATCATCCGCTTCGGCGAGGACGGGAGAATCACTGATTTCAAGGTCATGGTGCGGCCCTTGAAAGCGATCAACAAGGTTTGGGAAATGATGGCACGCCAGCTGGAGGAGGCGCGCGGCTAA
- a CDS encoding dienelactone hydrolase family protein: MTETVSIPTLDGDASFNAYVARPTQAPRAAIIVIQEIFGVNTGIRQKCDKLAAEGYLAIAPDLFWRIEPGVELDPDVEAEFNRALDLMGKFDQDQGIKDIEATIHFVRDKEGVAKVGCVGYCLGGRLAYMTAARTDIDASVGYYGVGIDGLLGEKHAIANPLMLHIPTEDGFVDKATQKAMHEGLDDHPKVTLHDYEGLDHGFATEIGKRRDEEAAGIADGRTSAFFAEHLG, translated from the coding sequence ATGACCGAGACCGTGAGCATTCCCACCCTCGACGGCGATGCAAGCTTCAATGCCTATGTCGCCCGCCCCACCCAGGCGCCGCGCGCGGCGATCATCGTCATCCAGGAAATCTTCGGGGTGAACACCGGGATCCGGCAGAAATGCGACAAGCTCGCTGCCGAGGGCTATCTCGCCATCGCGCCCGACCTGTTCTGGCGGATCGAGCCCGGCGTCGAACTCGACCCCGATGTCGAGGCGGAATTCAACCGCGCGCTCGATCTCATGGGCAAGTTCGACCAGGATCAGGGAATCAAGGACATCGAGGCGACGATCCACTTCGTCCGCGACAAGGAAGGCGTCGCCAAGGTCGGCTGCGTCGGATACTGCCTCGGCGGGCGGCTCGCCTACATGACCGCGGCGCGCACCGATATCGATGCAAGCGTCGGCTATTACGGAGTCGGGATCGACGGCCTGCTGGGCGAAAAGCACGCCATTGCGAATCCGCTGATGCTGCACATCCCGACCGAGGACGGCTTCGTCGACAAGGCCACGCAAAAGGCCATGCACGAAGGGCTCGACGACCATCCCAAGGTCACGCTCCACGATTACGAGGGGCTCGACCACGGCTTCGCCACCGAGATCGGCAAGCGCCGCGACGAGGAAGCCGCGGGGATCGCCGACGGGCGCACCTCGGCCTTCTTCGCGGAGCATCTCGGGTGA